Proteins encoded in a region of the Burkholderia sp. WP9 genome:
- a CDS encoding DDE-type integrase/transposase/recombinase — protein MATRRELIEAVGERYRRSDRSGKRQILDEFLKLTGYHRKHAIRVLCNEVQASKARPGPPQRYTDEVRAALITLWEAADRICGKRLKAVIPTLLESMTRYGHLSLSDGLREKLLGISAATIDRLLADIREQAFGGRRKRAGGVGNAIRRAVPVRTFADWNDPLPGYLEIDFVEHCGGVKIDGDFVHSLVMTDVATGWTECLAMPFRNHAFVIEHVERVRAALPFPLRGLDSDNDTAFMNESVFDFCKTTGIELTRSRPYKKNDQAWVEQKNGSIVRRLVGYGKLRGLEDTEALASLYRVSRLYINYFQPSFKLKSKTRHGARVTKRYEAPLTPLERVLRSPSVPEATKLALREQFRSLDPVDLLRRMREAQRRIAACAATEVAAVDATPERDVTIGDFLAGLATAWQVGEVRPTHRRKATVPHDWRTRPDPFEHTWPKIQQWLETEPAITAKQLQNRLIGMAPAMYSSAQLRTLQRRVAAWRSNRARELVTRILGEPDAMEAGAATQRQPPSQNNPEVTNTPE, from the coding sequence ATGGCGACAAGACGGGAATTGATTGAGGCGGTTGGCGAGCGTTACCGACGTTCGGACCGGAGCGGCAAACGCCAGATTCTGGACGAGTTTCTCAAATTGACGGGCTATCACCGCAAGCATGCGATCCGCGTGCTATGCAATGAAGTGCAGGCTTCGAAGGCGAGGCCTGGTCCGCCCCAGCGCTACACAGACGAAGTGCGTGCGGCGCTGATAACGCTCTGGGAAGCCGCCGATCGAATCTGCGGGAAACGGCTGAAAGCGGTGATTCCGACGCTGCTCGAATCGATGACCCGGTATGGTCATCTGTCGTTGTCAGACGGCTTGCGCGAGAAGCTCCTGGGCATCAGTGCAGCGACCATCGACCGGCTGCTCGCCGACATTCGTGAGCAGGCCTTCGGTGGTCGGCGCAAGCGTGCCGGAGGAGTTGGCAACGCGATTCGCCGCGCCGTTCCTGTTCGGACCTTCGCCGACTGGAATGACCCGCTGCCCGGCTATCTGGAAATCGACTTCGTCGAGCATTGCGGCGGCGTCAAGATCGACGGCGACTTTGTACACAGCCTGGTGATGACTGACGTTGCGACCGGCTGGACCGAATGTCTTGCGATGCCATTCCGTAACCACGCATTTGTCATTGAGCACGTCGAGCGTGTACGGGCTGCGCTGCCATTTCCACTGCGTGGTCTCGACAGCGATAACGACACCGCCTTCATGAACGAATCCGTGTTCGACTTCTGCAAAACGACCGGCATCGAGCTGACGCGTTCGCGCCCGTACAAGAAGAACGATCAGGCATGGGTCGAGCAGAAGAACGGTTCGATCGTGCGGCGGCTGGTGGGATACGGCAAACTGCGCGGGCTGGAGGATACGGAAGCGTTGGCCTCGCTGTACCGGGTCTCGCGGCTTTACATCAACTATTTCCAGCCGTCATTCAAACTTAAGTCCAAGACACGCCACGGGGCACGCGTAACGAAGCGCTATGAGGCGCCGCTAACGCCACTCGAGCGCGTACTCCGTTCACCCTCTGTCCCTGAGGCGACCAAGCTGGCGCTGCGAGAGCAGTTCCGCTCGCTCGACCCTGTCGACCTTCTACGCCGTATGCGCGAGGCGCAGCGACGTATCGCTGCATGCGCCGCCACAGAAGTAGCTGCAGTAGACGCCACGCCAGAACGCGACGTGACGATCGGTGACTTCCTGGCGGGTTTGGCCACGGCGTGGCAGGTGGGCGAAGTGCGTCCGACACATCGCAGAAAGGCCACGGTCCCACACGACTGGCGCACACGTCCCGATCCGTTCGAACACACATGGCCGAAGATACAGCAATGGCTGGAAACGGAGCCCGCGATCACCGCGAAGCAACTGCAGAACCGGCTGATTGGGATGGCGCCGGCGATGTACTCAAGCGCTCAGCTTCGGACGCTGCAGCGACGCGTTGCAGCATGGCGATCAAACCGCGCGAGGGAGCTGGTTACCAGAATCCTCGGTGAGCCCGATGCGATGGAGGCTGGCGCCGCTACGCAGCGCCAGCCTCCATCGCAGAACAACCCCGAGGTGACGAATACACCAGAGTAA
- a CDS encoding ATP-binding protein: MIPHARLDAVTEADLQTLIDHGVRESRTLDYKRDWPADRDARTELAKDVCAFANTMGGDLVFGMREEGGAAAAIVPLPSSEAKVIAPPETQPLEFSASAARPRPDSVPTSRKRKLESSEY; the protein is encoded by the coding sequence TTGATCCCCCACGCGCGCCTCGATGCCGTCACCGAAGCCGACCTGCAGACCCTGATCGACCACGGCGTGCGCGAAAGCCGCACGCTCGACTACAAGCGCGACTGGCCGGCCGACCGCGACGCGCGCACCGAACTCGCGAAGGACGTGTGCGCGTTCGCGAACACGATGGGCGGCGACCTGGTTTTCGGCATGCGGGAGGAGGGCGGCGCTGCGGCCGCGATCGTGCCGCTGCCGTCGAGTGAAGCAAAAGTGATAGCCCCGCCGGAAACACAACCCCTTGAGTTCTCGGCCTCCGCCGCCCGACCGCGTCCAGATTCAGTTCCGACCTCACGGAAGCGAAAGTTGGAATCTTCGGAGTACTGA
- a CDS encoding type II toxin-antitoxin system RelE/ParE family toxin: protein MRVVWTPEAEQDRDDVWDYIATGNVAAAARMDGVFSDGVTQLAHFPLMGRAGKIAGTRELVLHESYRLVYEVEGETIWVLALVHTARRWPPLRD from the coding sequence GTGAGGGTCGTCTGGACGCCAGAAGCGGAACAGGACCGCGATGACGTGTGGGACTACATCGCGACCGGCAACGTGGCCGCCGCTGCCCGGATGGACGGGGTGTTCAGCGATGGTGTCACACAGCTGGCCCACTTCCCGCTGATGGGTCGGGCCGGAAAAATCGCCGGCACGCGTGAGCTGGTACTGCACGAAAGCTATCGCCTGGTGTATGAGGTCGAAGGCGAAACCATCTGGGTGCTGGCACTGGTTCACACCGCGCGCCGGTGGCCGCCGCTCCGTGATTAG
- a CDS encoding antitoxin of toxin-antitoxin stability system, with amino-acid sequence MSKEAVFTMKLEPELRAEFMAEAEAAHRPASQVLRELMRDFVQRQREAREYDEFLQRKVEAGRASMRAGRGRPDDEVEARFAARRASVAGKA; translated from the coding sequence GTGTCGAAAGAAGCCGTATTCACAATGAAGCTCGAACCGGAGCTGCGCGCCGAGTTCATGGCCGAAGCCGAAGCCGCGCACCGGCCGGCGTCGCAGGTGCTGCGCGAGCTGATGCGCGATTTCGTGCAGCGCCAGCGCGAGGCGCGCGAATATGATGAGTTCCTGCAGCGCAAGGTCGAAGCCGGCCGCGCCTCGATGCGTGCCGGGCGCGGCCGTCCGGATGATGAGGTTGAAGCGAGGTTCGCCGCGCGGCGCGCCAGTGTGGCAGGCAAGGCGTGA
- a CDS encoding ParB N-terminal domain-containing protein, whose protein sequence is MSSKLKERLMARTAGVADRAESAAAARPPEAAPRAATMPAQLGAFRLEAREYQERIQQLQTELEEAKRSGKGSMKVPLTDLHEVPGRRRYKSPEAFAELRENLRHNKLATPVGIRPRVEGGFEIVSGHWRTDSYRELGRLEIDCVLDDDSSEDEAALAAFYANLLQSDLTDYEKYLGFKDIRQRFPDMTQAKMAEQAGVNESVVSALMAFDDLPAEVLTLLNEKPALMGATSGYALARLVRTGKADRVVLAAQRLANKELDERQAVKFASADPAKQKVTSAATSFKVKAGRGTYCDVRQAKNVVRLEFQSETEAQAAQSALKEVLEQRAAAAQTEQTEVTEK, encoded by the coding sequence ATGTCGAGTAAGTTGAAGGAACGCCTGATGGCGCGCACGGCTGGGGTCGCCGACAGAGCAGAGTCTGCGGCTGCGGCGCGCCCTCCCGAGGCAGCGCCACGCGCGGCGACCATGCCGGCGCAATTGGGCGCCTTCCGCCTCGAAGCACGTGAGTATCAAGAAAGGATCCAGCAACTGCAAACGGAACTGGAAGAGGCCAAACGCAGTGGCAAGGGCTCGATGAAAGTGCCCTTGACCGACCTGCACGAAGTCCCGGGCCGGCGGCGCTACAAGTCGCCGGAGGCGTTCGCCGAACTGCGCGAGAACCTCCGGCACAACAAGTTGGCCACGCCTGTTGGCATCCGGCCTCGCGTCGAAGGCGGCTTTGAAATCGTCTCGGGACACTGGCGCACGGATTCCTATCGGGAACTGGGTCGGCTAGAAATCGACTGCGTACTGGACGACGATTCGAGCGAGGACGAAGCGGCGCTCGCTGCGTTCTACGCGAATCTGTTGCAGTCAGACCTGACCGACTATGAGAAGTACCTCGGCTTCAAGGACATCCGCCAACGCTTTCCGGACATGACCCAGGCCAAGATGGCAGAGCAGGCCGGGGTGAACGAATCGGTGGTTTCCGCACTGATGGCGTTTGACGATCTCCCGGCTGAAGTTCTGACTCTTCTGAACGAGAAGCCTGCCCTCATGGGCGCGACTTCTGGCTATGCGTTGGCGCGCTTGGTCAGAACCGGAAAGGCAGATCGGGTTGTGCTTGCAGCCCAGCGGCTGGCGAACAAAGAGCTGGATGAAAGACAGGCGGTGAAGTTCGCAAGCGCGGACCCCGCGAAGCAGAAGGTGACGTCTGCGGCGACGTCTTTCAAGGTCAAGGCAGGGCGGGGCACGTACTGTGATGTGCGTCAGGCCAAGAATGTCGTGCGGCTTGAGTTCCAGTCGGAGACTGAAGCTCAAGCGGCCCAGTCGGCGCTGAAGGAGGTTCTGGAGCAGCGCGCAGCGGCAGCTCAGACGGAGCAGACAGAGGTTACCGAAAAATAG
- a CDS encoding AAA family ATPase, with protein sequence MVTKELPPPRKAIGIDQLIAIADRAEATLAQLRDDLLEPWPRKMAPMLTASRLAKLCKIERTQIQYLCTRGNKKGEYPTGTLTGNGRNREFTLAEAQQFIRLAAPYKRRPEGALGLAMAIGNFKGGVGKTTSAVAIAQGLTLHGHKVLLIDLDPQASSTTLMGYVPTPEVTEEMTVMPLVYEEQPDLNYAILPSYWDNLDFIPACPALFGADFYLPNRQSKDPNYQFWQVLERAMGPIREKYDVIVIDTPPSLAYLATSCFMSSDGLIVPLPPETLDYASSASFFRQFADLFKALADDRDVQKEFAFISIFLSKVKPRVDATDVVRSWIQQTYPELLGRAEIQDSDVVKNAAAEFKTIYDVQALGQYSRAIDSFDAMVDEIEGHIQGAWAAQLLKVKEKANVE encoded by the coding sequence ATGGTTACTAAGGAACTACCGCCGCCTCGCAAGGCAATTGGTATCGACCAACTGATCGCCATTGCTGACCGGGCAGAGGCGACGCTCGCGCAGCTACGCGACGACCTCCTGGAGCCTTGGCCCAGAAAGATGGCGCCAATGCTCACGGCGTCGCGACTGGCCAAGCTGTGCAAGATCGAGCGCACCCAGATCCAGTACCTGTGTACACGGGGTAACAAAAAGGGAGAGTATCCCACTGGCACCCTTACCGGCAATGGACGCAATCGTGAGTTCACGCTCGCGGAAGCACAGCAGTTCATTCGTCTCGCGGCGCCGTACAAGCGCCGTCCGGAAGGGGCGCTCGGCCTCGCGATGGCCATCGGGAATTTCAAGGGCGGCGTTGGCAAAACGACCAGCGCTGTGGCAATCGCTCAGGGCCTGACCCTTCATGGTCACAAAGTTCTGCTGATCGACCTCGATCCACAGGCTTCGTCGACAACGCTCATGGGCTACGTTCCTACGCCGGAAGTCACCGAAGAAATGACGGTGATGCCGCTCGTCTACGAGGAACAGCCGGACCTGAACTACGCCATCCTTCCGAGCTACTGGGACAACCTGGATTTCATCCCGGCTTGCCCTGCTCTGTTTGGCGCGGATTTCTACCTGCCGAACCGGCAGTCGAAGGATCCGAACTACCAGTTCTGGCAGGTTCTGGAACGGGCGATGGGTCCGATCCGCGAGAAGTACGACGTGATCGTGATCGATACACCGCCGAGCCTTGCCTACCTCGCGACCAGCTGTTTCATGTCGAGCGACGGCCTGATTGTTCCGCTGCCGCCCGAGACTCTCGACTATGCTTCGAGCGCGTCGTTTTTTCGGCAGTTCGCAGACCTGTTCAAAGCCTTGGCCGACGACCGCGACGTGCAGAAGGAATTTGCTTTTATCAGCATCTTCCTCTCGAAGGTGAAGCCGCGGGTTGACGCCACCGACGTCGTTCGGTCATGGATTCAGCAAACCTACCCGGAGTTGCTGGGTCGCGCAGAGATTCAGGATTCGGACGTGGTCAAGAACGCAGCAGCCGAGTTCAAAACAATCTACGACGTTCAGGCCTTGGGTCAGTACAGCCGCGCCATTGATTCGTTCGATGCCATGGTCGACGAGATCGAAGGGCATATTCAAGGTGCGTGGGCCGCGCAGTTGCTGAAGGTGAAGGAGAAAGCGAATGTCGAGTAA
- a CDS encoding type II toxin-antitoxin system ParD family antitoxin: MRSTQQFSITLPNEMAEAVRSKVAAGEYATESEVIRDGLRALLARDRAVESWLREQVAPAYDALKADPSRAVGVDQLRASLAAEHRKAVEKA; encoded by the coding sequence GTGCGCTCAACCCAACAATTCAGCATCACGCTGCCCAACGAAATGGCCGAGGCAGTCAGGTCCAAGGTGGCGGCAGGCGAATACGCGACGGAAAGCGAAGTGATCCGCGATGGACTCCGGGCGCTGCTCGCGCGCGACCGTGCAGTGGAAAGCTGGCTGCGCGAGCAGGTCGCGCCCGCCTACGATGCGCTGAAGGCTGACCCATCCCGTGCCGTCGGGGTCGACCAGCTGCGCGCGTCGCTTGCCGCTGAACACCGCAAGGCCGTCGAAAAAGCGTAA
- a CDS encoding type II toxin-antitoxin system RelE/ParE family toxin: MSYTVVFTPEAQEQLLELYRYIAATASPATAEHYTSAIITYCEELRTFPRRGNRRDDIREGLRVTNYRKRVVIAFDVDAEQVSVIGIFYGGQDYETVLQDDTDDS, encoded by the coding sequence ATGTCCTATACCGTCGTCTTTACACCGGAAGCGCAAGAACAGCTGCTCGAGCTTTATCGCTACATTGCGGCCACAGCCTCGCCGGCGACTGCGGAACACTATACAAGCGCAATCATTACGTACTGCGAAGAGTTGCGGACGTTTCCGCGTCGAGGCAATCGCCGGGATGACATTCGCGAGGGCCTGCGCGTCACGAATTACCGCAAGAGGGTAGTAATAGCTTTCGACGTCGACGCGGAGCAGGTCTCTGTGATCGGCATTTTCTACGGCGGACAGGACTACGAGACGGTCTTGCAGGATGACACCGACGACTCCTGA
- a CDS encoding rhodanese-like domain-containing protein, producing MYRFENFDLIIDARSERGYAVDHIPGAINLSVVSNDEYAEVGTLHRTDKMRAYLIGVSYSLKNISRRLDTVIAARPRHGRVLVYCFRGGKRSRLWFDALDTIGYKVDSLPGGWKGYRRWVNEQLATQPREFSYVVLSGSTGCGKTRLLDQLEAVGAQVLNLEALASHRGSVIGAIPGTPQPTQKYFDSLLQQKLST from the coding sequence ATGTACCGATTCGAAAATTTCGACCTTATCATCGACGCGCGCAGCGAACGCGGATACGCCGTGGATCACATCCCTGGGGCGATCAACCTATCCGTGGTCAGCAATGACGAATACGCCGAGGTCGGCACCCTCCATCGAACTGACAAAATGCGGGCGTATCTGATCGGCGTTTCCTATTCGCTGAAAAACATTTCACGTCGCCTTGACACCGTAATTGCGGCCCGCCCACGTCATGGCAGGGTGCTTGTGTATTGCTTTCGTGGCGGAAAGCGCAGTCGCCTTTGGTTTGATGCTCTCGATACGATCGGCTATAAGGTGGACAGCTTGCCGGGTGGCTGGAAGGGCTATCGACGTTGGGTCAACGAGCAACTGGCAACGCAGCCACGCGAGTTCTCGTATGTGGTCCTGTCAGGTTCGACAGGTTGTGGAAAGACTCGATTGCTCGATCAACTCGAAGCCGTCGGCGCGCAGGTGTTGAATCTGGAGGCGCTCGCGTCTCACCGGGGTTCGGTCATTGGTGCGATACCAGGTACGCCGCAGCCGACGCAGAAATACTTTGATAGCCTGCTGCAACAGAAGCTTAGTACTTAG
- a CDS encoding autoinducer binding domain-containing protein, whose product MELSFDAVINATDELELIPLVRDAIRSKGAEWFVFVSLHPTDHSASRSTHRFLIGCRPEWCQLYNANRWYLTDPCLDYARSNTAPVLGSELPVRTAGQQRMLEVAAEHGFFSTFLIPAHASEKGRIGALYLGSSTKPEEGEPKLREGRAFFRALALELLDWSSRAVREDAIRKCGLSHQDVQLIGFVRSGFNAGAIADELKVSSTTVYRQFQRINEKIGVSHITAAVRFAEENDIFAQQ is encoded by the coding sequence ATGGAACTGAGCTTTGATGCCGTTATAAACGCAACGGATGAGTTGGAGTTGATACCGCTTGTTAGGGACGCAATTCGATCGAAGGGGGCCGAATGGTTTGTGTTCGTTTCGTTGCATCCTACGGATCATTCAGCTAGCCGTTCCACCCATCGATTCTTGATCGGTTGTCGCCCTGAATGGTGTCAACTGTACAACGCGAACAGATGGTATCTGACGGACCCTTGTCTCGATTACGCACGATCGAACACGGCGCCAGTGTTGGGTTCGGAGTTGCCAGTCCGGACCGCTGGGCAACAGCGGATGCTTGAGGTGGCCGCGGAACACGGGTTTTTCAGCACATTCCTCATTCCTGCGCACGCCAGCGAGAAAGGGCGGATTGGAGCTCTCTACCTCGGCTCGAGCACGAAGCCCGAGGAAGGTGAGCCGAAACTCAGGGAGGGCAGAGCATTTTTCCGAGCCCTGGCACTGGAGCTTCTCGATTGGTCATCGCGAGCAGTGCGAGAAGATGCGATCAGGAAGTGCGGCCTTTCGCACCAGGACGTGCAGTTGATTGGATTCGTCAGATCTGGCTTCAACGCGGGTGCGATCGCCGACGAGCTGAAGGTGTCTTCCACAACTGTCTATAGGCAGTTCCAACGGATCAATGAAAAGATTGGCGTTTCGCACATTACCGCGGCGGTGCGGTTTGCAGAAGAAAATGACATCTTTGCGCAACAGTAA